A single Dermacentor variabilis isolate Ectoservices chromosome 9, ASM5094787v1, whole genome shotgun sequence DNA region contains:
- the LOC142558471 gene encoding uncharacterized protein LOC142558471: protein MEGSSRAAKAADVGRGTPCSALPKDYRVILPPLPTGEGQRRAVVLHCDVTGRPYRIDDFRKPLKDAGVIQQVGGIGAYQMSHVWLLNMKTDEAKQTLLDAGPLLVKNRTCLVIDPARQELRIKLHWVAFDVTSETIRRAFREYGEIKEVISDRWKAEDFEGAESTTRLVRLLLRDGVTPDRIPHRMRLGSGTALVVVPGRAPLCLRCHNTGHIRRECRVPRCAACRAFGHEQANCTRSYARVASAGGEADRSEMLMDEEEAESVAGMVASISDAAAVAASTSSASAQENKAADARAADATLEDTSTGKYEEGSAERPSETHSLGKQLPLSASGSGEKTAELKTAVSEVVATLEDSDSTDEAAMDAEATPTKRRLSKASTASQDTRLRATERRGTEPGTKKPRVATSHQRSASLTRGGVKSTP, encoded by the coding sequence ATGGAGGGCTCCTCGAGAGCTGCGAAAGCGGCCGACGTTGGCCGTGGTACCCCGTGTTCCGCGTTGCCCAAGGATTACCGTGTCATCTTGCCGCCGTTACCAACAGGTGAAGGACAAAGGCGCGCAGTTGTATTGCACTGCGACGTCACTGGACGGCCTTATAGAATCGACGACTTCCGGAAGCCCTTGAAGGATGCTGGAGTAATTCAGCAAGTAGGCGGAATTGGTGCATACCAAATGTCGCACGTGTGGCTGCTGAACATGAAGACAGATGAGGCAAAGCAGACGCTGCTAGACGCCGGACCACTACTGGTGAAGAACCGGACATGCCTCGTCATTGATCCTGCGAGGCAAGAACTCAGGATTAAGCTACATTGGGTCGCGTTCGACGTCACCTCTGAGACCATTCGACGAGCCTTCCGAGAGTATGGCGAGATAAAGGAAGTCATCAGTGACCGGTGGAAGGCCGAGGACTTTGAGGGCGCCGAGTCAACGACTCGTCTAGTGCGTCTTCTGCtgcgcgatggtgtcacaccagaCCGCATCCCACATCGGATGCGTCTTGGTAGCGGCACTGCGCTAGTGGTTGTGCCTGGACGTGCCCCGTTATGCCTTCGTTGTCACAACACTGGACACATAAGACGTGAATGCCGAGTGCCCAGGTGTGCTGCTTGCCGAGCGTTCGGGCACGAGCAGGCTAATTGTACTCGCTCGTATGCCAGAGTTGCAAGCGCAGGCGGTGAAGCAGACCGGAGCGAGATGCTCATGGACGAAGAAGAAGCGGAGAGCGTGGCTGGGATGGTGGCGTCTATCAGCGACGCGGCCGCAGTGGCGGCGTCCACCAGCTCAGCAAGTGCGCAAGAGAACAAGGCTGCAGACGCTCGGGCAGCAGACGCCACTCTGGAAGACACTTCTACGGGAAAGTACGAAGAAGGTTCGGCAGAGCGCCCTTCTGAAACCCACTCTTTAGGAAAGCAGCTGCCACTAAGTGCGTCCGGGAGTGGTGAGAAAACAGCTGAACTCAAGACCGCAGTAAGCGAGGTCGTTGCGACGCTCGAGGACAGTGATTCGACGGATGAGGCTGCAATGGACGCCGAGGCAACACCTACGAAGCGCCGACTCAGCAAAGCAAGCACGGCATCTCAAGACACCCGGCTACGAGCAACGGAGAGGCGTGGAACCGAGCCTGGAACCAAAAAGCCTCGGGTGGCCACCAGCCACCAGCGGTCGGCGTCGCTTACACGCGGCGGCGTCAAGTCGACGCCCTGA